A genome region from Candidatus Zixiibacteriota bacterium includes the following:
- the priA gene encoding primosomal protein N': MGCLIYFMYIQVALPGTGYKTYTYIVPENLQSSKDKSSLIGRLVMVPFRNYSAVGAVLEYTNKPALPDSRLKKISGLIDSAYTLPANHLTLIKWLADYYICPIGDVLKAAYPPGVLGRARMRVCAGDRIPDDSKWQFVYGKIKSHRNGYIYSHAKQIISGISNSLIKEMIKTGILFLSADYKTSKPKTAAKVSLKAGFDYTSSASKLTLRRKELIDVLSSSPECTAMSKLTAMGFSRSIIDALTNEGFIEITREYDGAIALPELQNPEQVKLNTAQQKAAEAIIDSLQNNNGSTFLLYGVTGSGKTQVYIKAAKEAIAAGKSVLILLPEISLTPQAIARFSASVECPIGLWHSRITAGQRADVYRRVKSGELKVVLGVRSAVFVPLNNLGLIVIDEEQDDSFKQSEPPPRYNARDVALMRAKIEGATTVLGSATPSMESFCNAQAGKYQLLRLPERYGGGKLPTAYAVDLKNVDVEYKYWPLSETFIERLCMNIADEKQVIILLNRRGYSSILMCRACGYIALCPNCKVAMTYHKKGRLVRCHFCGYAASAPEICPNCKGTSFDYQGIGTQKLEELLIELLGEKGIIRMDSDTTAHKGAIEKIITTFEIGDKPILMGTKMVAKGHHFPQVGMVGVVLADAGLHVPDFRASEKVFQLLVQAAGRAGRTANSDDRGEFVVQTYDPSSGILGFIADQNYEKFYSNELLFRRELSYPPFGKIIRLVFSGKDESFTRWAAKKSAKEFAANLKTGKVLGPAPTGVFRLGNKYHYQLVLKGRFSADFKKKLKDFVISGHPGKDKGVLLKIDVDPREMT, translated from the coding sequence ATGGGCTGCCTTATTTATTTTATGTATATTCAAGTAGCGCTTCCGGGAACCGGTTATAAGACCTATACCTATATAGTTCCCGAAAATCTGCAATCATCGAAGGATAAAAGTTCGCTGATTGGCAGACTAGTAATGGTTCCCTTTCGCAATTACTCGGCTGTGGGCGCAGTTTTGGAATATACAAACAAACCTGCATTGCCTGATTCCCGATTGAAAAAAATAAGCGGCTTGATTGATTCGGCATATACTCTTCCGGCAAACCATCTAACGTTAATAAAATGGCTTGCCGATTATTATATCTGCCCCATCGGGGATGTCTTAAAAGCCGCTTATCCGCCGGGCGTTTTAGGCCGGGCAAGGATGAGAGTTTGTGCCGGCGACAGAATACCTGATGATTCAAAATGGCAATTCGTTTACGGCAAAATAAAGTCACATAGAAACGGCTATATTTATAGTCATGCCAAGCAAATTATTTCAGGCATATCGAATTCCCTTATCAAGGAAATGATAAAAACCGGCATATTATTCCTTTCGGCTGACTATAAAACATCAAAGCCTAAAACGGCTGCAAAGGTTAGCCTGAAAGCCGGCTTCGATTATACGTCATCTGCGTCGAAATTAACACTCCGTCGAAAAGAGCTGATAGATGTTTTATCAAGCAGTCCCGAATGTACCGCTATGTCAAAGCTTACTGCTATGGGTTTCTCTCGTTCGATAATCGATGCTCTAACTAACGAGGGCTTTATCGAGATTACCAGGGAATACGATGGAGCCATAGCGCTGCCGGAATTACAAAACCCGGAGCAGGTCAAATTAAATACCGCCCAGCAAAAAGCCGCCGAAGCAATTATCGATTCATTACAAAATAATAATGGCTCAACATTTCTGCTTTATGGAGTAACCGGTTCGGGCAAGACGCAGGTATATATTAAAGCGGCTAAGGAAGCTATTGCCGCCGGCAAGTCGGTCTTGATTCTTTTGCCTGAAATCTCACTTACCCCTCAAGCTATCGCGCGGTTCTCAGCATCGGTAGAATGCCCGATTGGTCTGTGGCATTCGCGGATAACCGCAGGACAGCGGGCGGATGTCTATCGGCGAGTCAAATCAGGAGAACTGAAAGTAGTGCTTGGGGTTAGGTCGGCAGTATTTGTGCCATTGAATAATCTTGGCTTGATAGTTATTGATGAGGAGCAGGATGATTCATTCAAACAATCCGAGCCGCCGCCGCGTTATAATGCCCGTGATGTGGCTTTGATGCGGGCAAAAATCGAGGGTGCGACAACTGTTCTTGGCTCGGCCACACCCTCGATGGAAAGCTTCTGTAACGCTCAAGCAGGCAAATATCAGCTTTTGAGATTGCCCGAAAGATATGGGGGCGGCAAACTTCCAACTGCCTATGCCGTAGATTTGAAAAATGTTGATGTTGAATATAAATATTGGCCGCTCTCAGAAACTTTTATCGAACGGTTGTGTATGAATATCGCCGATGAAAAGCAGGTTATAATACTCTTAAATCGCCGGGGTTATTCAAGTATATTAATGTGCCGCGCCTGCGGTTATATAGCGCTTTGTCCCAACTGCAAAGTGGCTATGACCTATCATAAAAAAGGCCGCCTTGTACGCTGTCATTTTTGCGGCTATGCCGCCTCGGCGCCGGAGATATGCCCCAACTGTAAAGGCACATCATTTGATTATCAGGGAATCGGCACACAGAAGCTGGAGGAATTGCTGATTGAGCTTTTGGGCGAAAAAGGCATAATAAGAATGGATTCGGATACAACCGCCCATAAAGGCGCCATCGAGAAGATAATCACAACATTCGAGATTGGCGATAAACCTATACTTATGGGAACTAAGATGGTTGCCAAAGGCCATCATTTCCCGCAGGTTGGCATGGTCGGCGTAGTTTTAGCCGATGCCGGCTTACATGTGCCGGATTTCAGAGCCTCCGAAAAAGTGTTCCAGCTTTTGGTGCAAGCCGCCGGTCGGGCTGGCCGCACAGCAAACAGCGATGACCGAGGCGAATTTGTTGTCCAGACATACGACCCCTCATCAGGGATACTTGGTTTTATTGCCGACCAAAATTACGAAAAATTCTATAGTAATGAACTGCTATTTCGGCGGGAACTTAGCTATCCTCCTTTTGGTAAAATCATAAGATTGGTATTTTCCGGCAAAGACGAATCGTTTACGCGTTGGGCGGCTAAAAAATCAGCCAAAGAATTTGCCGCCAACTTGAAAACCGGCAAAGTGTTGGGACCAGCTCCCACTGGCGTGTTTCGCCTTGGCAATAAATATCACTATCAATTGGTTTTAAAAGGCAGGTTTTCTGCCGACTTTAAAAAGAAGCTAAAGGATTTTGTTATTTCCGGGCACCCCGGCAAGGATAAGGGAGTTTTACTAAAGATTGATGTTGACCCAAGAGAAATGACATAG
- a CDS encoding HD domain-containing protein, protein MITLDDVKQNKKVAALITKADEYLGVIGYTEHGDRHCSLAASIAYNIMIRLGKGERRAQLAAIAGYLHDIGNVINRDYHAQTASVMAINILSEMGMDYIDIIEIIAAIGNHDEKDGSPISDICAAVILADKSDVHQSRVRTTEFIKKDIHDRVNWAAKSSFLRVDDVKKRIVLEIKIDNSVSSVMEYFEIFLSRMSVCRRAAEFLGLKFELEINGQRLT, encoded by the coding sequence TTGATTACATTAGATGATGTTAAACAAAACAAAAAAGTGGCCGCCTTAATCACTAAGGCTGACGAGTATTTAGGCGTTATCGGCTATACCGAGCATGGCGACAGGCACTGCTCGTTAGCCGCCAGTATCGCCTACAACATAATGATCCGTCTCGGTAAAGGCGAAAGACGCGCCCAGTTGGCGGCGATTGCCGGCTATCTTCATGATATCGGCAATGTTATAAATCGCGATTACCATGCCCAGACAGCTTCGGTTATGGCTATAAACATTCTAAGTGAAATGGGGATGGATTACATTGATATTATAGAAATAATCGCCGCAATCGGCAATCATGATGAAAAAGACGGGTCGCCCATATCGGATATTTGCGCGGCGGTTATATTGGCAGATAAATCCGATGTGCATCAATCGCGCGTGCGGACAACCGAATTTATCAAAAAAGATATTCACGACCGAGTAAACTGGGCGGCTAAATCATCTTTTTTGCGGGTTGATGATGTTAAGAAAAGAATCGTCCTTGAAATTAAAATCGATAATTCGGTATCGTCGGTTATGGAATATTTTGAGATATTTTTATCACGTATGTCGGTCTGCCGTCGGGCGGCTGAATTTTTAGGATTAAAGTTTGAACTTGAAATAAACGGACAAAGGCTAACATGA
- a CDS encoding phosphoribosylformylglycinamidine cyclo-ligase produces the protein MKNLASEYAKSGVNLDASDKAKSMLKELVEKTHNDSVLGVHGGFGGLYSLKELTGTNKVLVGSSDGVGTKLKLAFLTNKHNTIGQDLVNHLVDDILCCGARPMFFFDYLGLGKLSPDTVVDIVRGLTIACQENNMALLGGETAEMPGFYSDGEYDVAGFIVGWVDSDKIIDGSSIKPRDKIIGLASTGLHTNGYSLARRAFFDIAGMQTDDTIEETGKKVSDELLTVHRSYLDIVSPLLDEGIIKGIAHLTGGGFYGNINRIIPDGISAVIDTSVWEPPGVFKAIARIASVSDEEMYRVFNMGIGMTLICDKDNSQQIFEKAKQKNVDVYDIGFCETGKKKVQLRL, from the coding sequence ATGAAAAATCTCGCCTCCGAATATGCTAAATCCGGCGTCAACCTTGACGCCTCGGATAAAGCAAAATCAATGCTAAAAGAATTAGTGGAGAAAACCCATAATGATTCCGTGCTTGGAGTTCATGGCGGTTTTGGCGGATTGTATTCTCTTAAGGAACTTACCGGAACCAATAAAGTCCTGGTAGGCTCATCCGATGGCGTTGGCACCAAACTGAAGCTTGCTTTTTTGACAAACAAGCATAATACAATCGGTCAGGACCTGGTAAATCATCTTGTGGATGATATTCTATGCTGCGGCGCCCGTCCGATGTTCTTTTTCGACTACCTCGGCTTAGGCAAGCTATCGCCGGATACTGTTGTGGATATTGTCAGGGGGCTGACTATTGCCTGCCAAGAAAATAATATGGCGCTTTTGGGCGGCGAAACTGCCGAGATGCCCGGTTTTTACAGCGATGGCGAATATGATGTCGCCGGCTTCATAGTTGGCTGGGTCGATAGCGATAAGATAATCGACGGCAGTTCAATCAAGCCGAGAGACAAAATTATCGGCTTGGCCTCAACCGGACTTCATACCAATGGCTATTCATTGGCAAGGCGCGCCTTTTTCGATATTGCCGGCATGCAAACAGACGATACAATCGAGGAAACCGGCAAAAAAGTGAGCGATGAACTGTTGACGGTACACAGGTCATATCTTGATATAGTTTCGCCTTTACTTGATGAGGGTATTATTAAAGGGATTGCTCATCTTACAGGCGGCGGATTTTACGGGAATATCAATAGAATTATCCCGGACGGCATATCGGCTGTTATTGATACATCAGTGTGGGAGCCGCCGGGCGTTTTTAAGGCAATTGCCCGGATTGCCTCGGTTTCGGATGAAGAGATGTATCGGGTATTTAATATGGGAATCGGGATGACGCTCATATGCGACAAGGACAATTCCCAACAAATATTTGAGAAAGCAAAACAAAAAAATGTCGATGTTTATGATATAGGCTTTTGTGAAACAGGCAAAAAGAAAGTGCAGCTTAGATTATGA
- a CDS encoding tetratricopeptide repeat protein, translated as MKRIIALGILLIISAVFIAGCMPKEIRTVKIELGTRQKPKADPNLDRVKMNLTKAEKNYPNNAEVYYLWGWVHSMEGNYVEMDKAFKKSVEISDAFKIDADTIRMEKWDELIKQADLARQEKDFEKALEAFESCIVCWPYRYEPYMFGGDCAFRIGQLEKAYDMSKKAYEIVPDSLNAAKLYANMCMVNQLFDEAEVVLQKLIDKNPTDANVLYRIGDIYLERGDTTKALEMYNKALEFDSDNPDAWLNVALLNLSLKNFCKAAEKFERYVSLEPSDVDNNFLYLLSTYQCAKTDEELTKLKGNLEKFTMDNPDHCEGWQFLANTYLKLKMKKEAIAANEAFENCQKK; from the coding sequence ATGAAACGCATAATTGCTCTGGGCATACTGCTGATTATTAGCGCAGTGTTCATAGCGGGTTGTATGCCAAAAGAAATCAGAACCGTAAAAATTGAACTGGGAACGCGGCAAAAACCCAAAGCAGACCCTAACCTTGATCGGGTTAAAATGAACCTGACCAAAGCCGAAAAGAATTATCCGAATAATGCCGAGGTTTACTACCTCTGGGGCTGGGTCCACTCGATGGAAGGCAACTATGTAGAAATGGATAAAGCCTTTAAGAAATCGGTAGAAATAAGCGACGCTTTTAAGATAGATGCTGATACTATCAGGATGGAAAAATGGGATGAACTTATTAAACAAGCGGATTTGGCGCGTCAAGAAAAAGATTTTGAGAAAGCATTAGAAGCCTTCGAGTCCTGCATTGTATGCTGGCCGTATCGATATGAGCCTTACATGTTTGGCGGAGACTGCGCTTTTCGGATAGGACAGTTGGAAAAAGCTTACGATATGAGTAAAAAAGCCTATGAAATTGTCCCCGACAGTTTAAATGCCGCTAAGCTTTATGCTAATATGTGTATGGTAAATCAATTATTTGATGAAGCTGAGGTCGTTCTCCAAAAGTTAATCGATAAAAACCCGACCGATGCAAATGTTTTATACCGGATTGGCGATATCTATCTCGAAAGAGGCGATACAACTAAGGCTTTAGAAATGTATAACAAAGCGCTTGAATTCGACTCGGATAATCCGGATGCCTGGCTAAATGTGGCGCTCTTAAACTTAAGTTTGAAAAATTTCTGCAAAGCTGCGGAAAAATTTGAACGATATGTCTCTTTAGAACCTTCTGATGTAGATAATAATTTTCTATATCTGCTGTCAACATATCAATGCGCTAAAACTGATGAGGAACTAACAAAGCTAAAAGGTAATCTTGAAAAATTCACCATGGATAATCCTGACCATTGCGAGGGCTGGCAATTTCTTGCCAATACATATCTTAAGCTGAAAATGAAAAAGGAAGCAATTGCGGCCAATGAAGCTTTTGAAAACTGTCAGAAGAAATAG
- a CDS encoding DUF4139 domain-containing protein, whose amino-acid sequence MKKLLITLSILVFYAGVFADGQSDVAITIYNNNLGLVKDVRELNFKKGVNFLDFDEVASQIDATSVNFRCLDDKNIAVYEQNYLYDLVSTESLLKRFIGKTIEVIGEDDRHYKGKLMSYDSNNIILRDTGGEVVMIALVKIIDYKFPSLEGLILKPTLRWEIESPSSGSKKCEVSYLTGGINWQADYVAVVSKDDNRLDISGWVTVNNTSGTAYNNAKLKLVAGDVHRVTERRGREFNMLHGSSMPKGSGRPQFEEESFFEYHLYTLNRPATLNDKEIKQLTLFPPARTAVKKVYIFDAQQQRRYSRSQDNKVKIKTNLEFDNSEKAGLGMPLPKGKLRVYKEDSQKALQFVGEDLIDHTPKDEKVRVYLGDAFDITGTRSIVDREELSREHYRESCEISLKNHKNEDIVVAVVEHPQGWREWKVVKSNMDYRKIDNYKIEFDIPVAADSEAKLTYTIKY is encoded by the coding sequence ATGAAAAAGTTATTAATCACATTGTCAATTCTGGTTTTTTATGCGGGCGTATTCGCCGACGGCCAGAGCGATGTAGCTATCACTATCTATAATAATAACCTAGGGCTGGTTAAAGATGTCAGAGAACTCAATTTCAAGAAAGGCGTCAATTTTCTCGATTTTGATGAGGTAGCTTCGCAAATCGATGCCACCAGCGTCAATTTCCGCTGTTTGGATGATAAAAATATCGCTGTATATGAACAGAATTATTTGTATGACTTAGTCTCTACCGAATCTCTGCTGAAACGGTTTATTGGCAAAACAATTGAGGTCATCGGCGAGGATGACAGACATTATAAAGGTAAGCTGATGTCATACGACAGCAATAACATAATTCTCAGAGATACCGGCGGTGAGGTTGTAATGATTGCGCTGGTGAAAATCATCGACTACAAATTCCCCTCGCTTGAGGGTCTTATCCTAAAGCCGACATTACGCTGGGAAATTGAATCGCCCTCAAGCGGTTCCAAAAAATGCGAGGTCAGCTATCTTACCGGCGGCATCAACTGGCAAGCCGATTACGTAGCGGTGGTCTCCAAAGATGATAACCGTCTTGATATATCCGGCTGGGTTACGGTTAACAATACAAGCGGTACAGCCTATAATAATGCCAAGCTGAAATTAGTTGCCGGGGATGTTCACCGTGTAACCGAACGGCGCGGGCGTGAATTTAATATGCTGCATGGTTCATCAATGCCCAAAGGTTCCGGCAGACCGCAGTTCGAAGAGGAATCATTTTTCGAGTATCATCTTTATACGCTTAACAGACCGGCAACATTAAACGATAAAGAGATTAAACAGTTGACATTGTTTCCGCCCGCCCGGACTGCGGTGAAAAAAGTTTATATATTTGATGCTCAACAGCAGCGCCGTTATTCCCGCTCTCAAGACAACAAAGTGAAAATCAAAACTAATCTCGAGTTTGATAATTCCGAGAAAGCCGGGCTGGGCATGCCGCTTCCCAAAGGCAAATTGCGGGTATATAAAGAGGATTCGCAGAAAGCTCTGCAGTTTGTGGGAGAAGACCTTATCGACCATACGCCTAAAGATGAGAAAGTGCGGGTTTATCTCGGCGATGCTTTCGATATCACCGGCACGCGAAGTATTGTCGATAGAGAAGAGCTGAGCCGTGAGCATTATCGTGAAAGTTGCGAAATTAGCTTGAAAAATCATAAAAATGAAGATATAGTAGTTGCTGTGGTTGAACACCCGCAAGGTTGGCGGGAATGGAAGGTAGTTAAGAGCAATATGGACTACAGAAAAATTGACAATTATAAAATTGAATTTGATATTCCGGTGGCCGCCGATAGCGAGGCAAAACTAACTTATACAATTAAATATTAA
- a CDS encoding 2,3-bisphosphoglycerate-independent phosphoglycerate mutase gives MTKRPVTLIIMDGFGINPSDYYNAVKTANTPNIDKLWNEYPHTTLGASGLSVGLPDGQMGNSEVGHLNFGAGRVVYQEVTRIDKSISDGELFTNPVFNSCIEKVIHDKKSLHLMGLLSDGCVHSSMNHLYGILKLCRKHKLDRVYIHAFLDGRDTSPYSGASFIKKLLKKTDEIGVGKLSTVIGRYYAMDRDNRWERNKIAYDLLCGGKGEKTDDFITTVKEHYERENTDEFMESIVSSNAAPNAGLIASGDGVIFFNFRSDRARQISKAFTEENFKGFKREPKVIVNLVSMTHYADDLKAEVAYPQVKLDKIFPEVISEAGLKQLKIAETEKYPHVTFFFNGGVERMLEGEDRCLIPSPKVATYDLQPEMSAPEITAEVLKRIESNKYDVIILNFANCDMVGHTGIFEAAVKAVETVDENVAKVVKAVKNAGGIVMITADHGNAEKMKEDNGEPFTAHTTFEVPFILVDDDFRDTLKSGGVLADVAPTMLKYLGIEQPEQMTGKTLLKKVSVVR, from the coding sequence ATTACAAAACGACCGGTAACACTTATAATTATGGATGGATTCGGCATAAACCCATCCGATTATTACAACGCCGTAAAAACAGCCAACACGCCAAATATAGATAAACTCTGGAATGAATACCCTCATACAACGCTGGGAGCATCTGGTTTATCGGTAGGCTTGCCGGATGGACAGATGGGCAACTCCGAAGTAGGTCATCTTAATTTCGGAGCCGGTCGAGTGGTTTATCAAGAGGTTACCCGTATCGATAAATCGATTAGCGATGGCGAACTTTTCACCAATCCCGTATTTAATTCATGTATAGAAAAAGTTATACACGATAAAAAATCGCTTCACCTTATGGGGCTTTTATCCGATGGCTGTGTTCATTCCTCGATGAATCACCTGTACGGCATTTTAAAACTTTGCCGCAAACATAAATTGGATAGGGTATATATTCATGCTTTTCTTGATGGCCGCGACACATCGCCGTATTCGGGAGCTAGTTTCATTAAGAAATTGCTGAAAAAGACAGATGAAATCGGCGTAGGTAAATTATCGACTGTCATCGGCAGGTATTATGCCATGGATAGAGACAACAGATGGGAACGAAATAAAATAGCCTATGACCTTCTCTGCGGCGGAAAAGGCGAGAAGACCGATGACTTTATCACAACGGTCAAAGAACATTATGAACGCGAAAACACCGATGAGTTCATGGAATCGATAGTCAGCTCAAATGCCGCTCCGAATGCCGGATTAATAGCTTCCGGTGATGGCGTAATTTTTTTTAATTTCCGGTCCGACCGCGCCCGTCAGATAAGCAAAGCCTTTACAGAAGAAAATTTCAAGGGATTCAAGCGCGAGCCGAAAGTTATCGTCAATCTTGTTTCGATGACTCATTATGCGGATGATTTAAAAGCCGAGGTTGCCTATCCTCAGGTGAAGCTTGACAAGATTTTCCCCGAGGTAATTTCGGAAGCTGGGCTTAAGCAGTTGAAAATCGCCGAGACTGAAAAATATCCCCACGTAACGTTCTTTTTTAACGGCGGAGTTGAAAGGATGCTTGAGGGTGAGGACCGATGCCTGATTCCATCGCCTAAAGTTGCCACTTACGATCTTCAGCCGGAAATGTCGGCGCCGGAGATAACCGCTGAGGTTTTAAAACGCATCGAATCAAATAAATACGACGTTATCATTTTGAATTTTGCCAATTGCGATATGGTTGGCCATACCGGTATTTTCGAGGCGGCCGTGAAAGCTGTCGAGACTGTCGATGAAAATGTCGCCAAAGTGGTGAAAGCCGTTAAAAATGCCGGCGGGATTGTGATGATTACTGCCGATCATGGCAATGCTGAGAAAATGAAAGAAGATAACGGCGAACCATTTACCGCTCACACTACTTTTGAAGTGCCGTTTATACTTGTCGATGATGATTTTAGGGATACACTTAAAAGCGGCGGCGTCTTAGCTGATGTTGCTCCTACTATGCTGAAATATCTGGGAATAGAACAGCCTGAGCAAAT